One Nocardioidaceae bacterium SCSIO 66511 genomic window carries:
- a CDS encoding amidase produces MPDPNLWSVAELTAAYRSREVSPVEATQASLDTIEAHDGDVNAFVRVEGESALEAARASEKRWAAGEPIGPADGVPTSIKDIFLTRDWPTLRGSALIDEAGAWTEDAPSVARLREAGAVFVGKTTTPEFAWKGVTDSLRFGATGNPWAADLTAGGSSGGSATAVGLGMGTWSVGTDGGGSVRIPAAFTGTVAIKPTYGLIPLYPASPFGTLAHAGPMTRSVTDAATMLDLITGYDPRDWSAMPTPTGSFLDGLEDGVEGMRIAYSPNLGFVANDPEVDAAVRAAAAVLADAGAVVEEVDPGFDDPVEAFEVLWFTGAAKVIEPYGDDALERIDPGLRAGVERGRTMSAGDYLDATAVRMALGKRMSEFHETYDVLLTPTMPIAAFEAGRDAPAGSASSAWTSWTPYTYPFNLTQQPALSVPCGFTSAGLPVGLHVVGPRHADARVLRVGRAYERATDWSSAVPTLLQD; encoded by the coding sequence GTGCCTGATCCGAATCTCTGGTCCGTCGCGGAGCTGACCGCCGCGTACCGCTCGCGTGAGGTGTCGCCCGTCGAGGCGACCCAGGCCTCGCTCGACACCATCGAGGCGCACGACGGCGACGTCAACGCGTTCGTACGCGTGGAGGGCGAGTCCGCCCTCGAAGCCGCTCGGGCATCCGAGAAGCGGTGGGCCGCCGGCGAACCGATCGGCCCGGCCGACGGCGTACCCACGTCGATCAAGGACATCTTCCTGACCCGAGACTGGCCGACGCTACGCGGCAGCGCGCTGATCGACGAGGCCGGAGCCTGGACCGAGGATGCGCCGAGCGTTGCCCGGCTGCGGGAGGCCGGCGCGGTCTTCGTCGGTAAGACGACGACGCCGGAGTTCGCCTGGAAGGGCGTCACCGACTCACTGCGGTTCGGCGCCACCGGCAACCCGTGGGCCGCCGATCTGACCGCGGGCGGCTCGAGCGGGGGAAGCGCTACTGCGGTCGGGCTCGGTATGGGCACCTGGTCGGTCGGAACCGACGGTGGGGGCTCGGTAAGGATCCCGGCGGCGTTCACCGGCACCGTCGCGATCAAGCCCACGTACGGGCTGATCCCGCTGTACCCGGCGAGCCCGTTCGGAACGCTCGCACATGCCGGGCCGATGACGAGGTCGGTCACGGACGCGGCCACGATGCTCGACCTCATCACCGGCTACGACCCACGAGACTGGTCGGCGATGCCGACTCCCACCGGATCGTTCCTCGACGGGCTCGAAGACGGCGTCGAGGGGATGCGCATCGCGTACTCGCCGAACCTCGGCTTCGTTGCGAACGACCCGGAGGTCGACGCGGCCGTACGCGCAGCGGCCGCGGTACTCGCCGATGCCGGCGCGGTTGTCGAGGAGGTCGACCCGGGATTCGACGACCCGGTCGAGGCCTTCGAGGTGCTCTGGTTCACCGGCGCGGCCAAGGTGATCGAACCGTACGGCGACGACGCGCTCGAGCGGATCGACCCGGGTCTGCGCGCGGGCGTCGAGCGCGGTCGAACGATGTCGGCCGGCGACTACCTCGACGCGACCGCAGTACGAATGGCGCTCGGCAAGCGCATGAGCGAGTTCCACGAGACGTACGACGTGCTGCTCACCCCGACCATGCCGATCGCGGCGTTCGAGGCCGGACGGGACGCGCCGGCCGGGTCGGCGTCGTCGGCCTGGACGAGTTGGACCCCCTACACGTACCCGTTCAACCTGACCCAGCAGCCGGCGCTCAGCGTGCCGTGCGGGTTCACCTCGGCCGGGCTGCCCGTCGGACTCCACGTCGTCGGTCCGCGCCACGCCGACGCCCGCGTGCTGCGCGTCGGGCGGGCGTACGAGCGGGCGACGGACTGGTCGAGCGCCGTGCCGACCCTGCTGCAGGACTGA
- a CDS encoding DUF3830 family protein produces the protein MTRYLTVSLDKRGVQCTAKLLDDEAPRTAAAVWNALPQSGQVYHGKYARNEIYNLVAPFAETAPGPENTTITPIPGDLCYFDFTGGQLSNPAYGYADGGSEDDTSGVIDLAVFYGRNNLLINGDQGWVPGNVFGTIIDGFEEFALACQDIWMGGARGESLTFARKDD, from the coding sequence ATGACCCGCTACCTGACCGTGAGCCTCGACAAACGCGGTGTGCAGTGCACCGCGAAACTGCTCGACGACGAGGCGCCGCGTACTGCCGCCGCCGTATGGAACGCGCTGCCGCAGTCCGGGCAGGTCTACCACGGCAAGTACGCGCGCAACGAGATCTACAACCTGGTCGCGCCCTTCGCCGAGACCGCGCCCGGACCGGAGAACACCACGATCACGCCGATCCCGGGTGACCTGTGCTACTTCGACTTCACCGGCGGCCAGCTCAGCAACCCCGCGTACGGCTACGCCGACGGCGGCTCCGAGGACGACACCAGCGGGGTGATCGACCTCGCCGTCTTCTACGGGCGCAACAACCTGCTGATCAACGGCGACCAGGGCTGGGTGCCGGGCAACGTCTTCGGCACGATCATCGACGGGTTCGAGGAGTTCGCGCTGGCCTGCCAGGACATCTGGATGGGCGGTGCGCGGGGCGAGAGCCTCACCTTCGCCCGTAAGGACGACTGA
- the infA gene encoding translation initiation factor IF-1, whose amino-acid sequence MPKKEGVIEIEGAVVEALPNAMFRVELSNGHKVLAHISGKMRQHYIRILPEDRVVVELSPYDLTRGRIVYRYK is encoded by the coding sequence ATGCCGAAGAAGGAAGGTGTCATCGAGATCGAAGGCGCCGTTGTCGAAGCGCTCCCGAACGCCATGTTCCGGGTCGAGCTCAGCAACGGGCACAAGGTTCTCGCGCACATCAGCGGCAAGATGCGCCAGCACTACATCCGGATCCTCCCCGAGGACCGCGTCGTGGTGGAGCTATCGCCGTACGACCTCACCCGAGGCCGCATCGTCTACCGCTACAAGTAA
- the rpmJ gene encoding 50S ribosomal protein L36: MKVQPSVKKICDKCKVIRRHGRVMVICENPRHKQRQG, from the coding sequence ATGAAGGTTCAGCCGAGCGTCAAGAAGATCTGTGACAAGTGCAAGGTGATCCGGCGTCACGGCCGGGTCATGGTCATCTGCGAGAACCCCCGCCACAAGCAGCGCCAGGGCTGA
- the rpsM gene encoding 30S ribosomal protein S13, which translates to MARLLGVDLPREKRVEIGLTYIFGIGRTRAQQTLAATGISPAMRVHELGDDELIKLRDYIEENFQIEGDLRREVAADIRRKVEIGSYQGRRHRSGLPVRGQRTKTNARTRKGPKRTVAGKKKVGR; encoded by the coding sequence ATGGCACGCCTCCTCGGGGTCGATCTTCCGCGCGAGAAGCGCGTAGAGATCGGTCTCACCTACATCTTCGGCATCGGCCGAACGCGCGCTCAGCAGACGCTCGCCGCAACGGGCATCAGCCCGGCGATGCGCGTACACGAGCTCGGCGACGACGAGCTGATCAAGCTGCGCGACTACATCGAAGAGAACTTCCAGATCGAAGGTGACCTGCGCCGCGAGGTCGCCGCAGACATTCGCCGCAAGGTCGAGATCGGGAGTTACCAGGGTCGCCGCCACCGTTCGGGTCTTCCCGTACGCGGCCAGCGCACCAAGACCAACGCGCGTACCCGTAAGGGCCCCAAGCGCACCGTTGCCGGTAAGAAGAAGGTGGGTCGCTGA
- the rpsK gene encoding 30S ribosomal protein S11 — translation MPPRPGGAKKVRRKEKKNVAVGEAHIKSTFNNTIVTITDPSGAVISWASAGTVGFKGSRKSTPYAAQMAAEAAGRRAMDHGMKKIDVFVKGPGSGRETAIRSLGAVGLEVGTIQDVTPSPHNGCRPPKRRRV, via the coding sequence ATGCCTCCACGTCCGGGCGGCGCCAAGAAGGTGCGCCGTAAGGAGAAGAAGAACGTAGCCGTGGGCGAGGCCCACATCAAGAGCACGTTCAACAACACGATCGTCACGATCACCGACCCGTCCGGTGCGGTGATCTCCTGGGCCAGTGCCGGCACCGTCGGCTTCAAGGGCTCGCGTAAGTCCACGCCGTACGCCGCGCAGATGGCCGCCGAAGCCGCGGGCCGTCGCGCGATGGATCACGGCATGAAGAAGATCGACGTCTTCGTCAAGGGTCCGGGCTCGGGCCGCGAGACGGCGATCCGCTCGCTTGGTGCGGTCGGCCTCGAGGTCGGCACCATCCAGGACGTGACCCCCAGCCCCCACAACGGATGCCGGCCGCCCAAGCGGCGCCGCGTCTGA
- the rpsD gene encoding 30S ribosomal protein S4, translated as MARYTGPITKKSRRFGVDLVGGDQAFERRPYPPGMHGRGRVKESEYRNQLIEKQKARFTYGVLEKQFRKYYEKASRRPGKTGDNLLQILESRLDNVVYRAGFARTRRHARQLVVHGHFLVNGQKVDVPSYQVSAKDIVDVRTKSHEMTPFIVARETHGERIVPGWMDALPDKMRVLVHQLPVREQIEVPIQEQLIVEFYSKI; from the coding sequence ATGGCCCGTTACACCGGACCCATCACCAAGAAGTCGCGTCGCTTCGGCGTCGACCTCGTCGGTGGCGATCAGGCGTTCGAGCGTCGCCCCTACCCGCCCGGTATGCATGGCCGCGGCCGGGTCAAGGAGAGCGAGTACCGCAACCAGCTGATCGAGAAGCAGAAGGCACGCTTCACCTACGGCGTGCTCGAGAAGCAGTTCCGCAAGTACTACGAGAAGGCAAGCCGTCGCCCCGGCAAGACCGGTGACAACCTGCTGCAGATTCTCGAGTCGCGGCTCGACAACGTCGTGTACCGCGCCGGCTTCGCCCGGACTCGTCGGCACGCTCGTCAGCTCGTCGTGCACGGTCACTTCCTGGTCAACGGCCAGAAGGTCGACGTGCCGTCGTACCAGGTGAGCGCCAAGGACATCGTCGACGTACGTACGAAGTCCCACGAGATGACGCCGTTCATCGTCGCGCGTGAAACGCACGGCGAGCGGATCGTCCCCGGCTGGATGGACGCACTGCCCGACAAGATGCGGGTCCTCGTCCACCAGCTCCCCGTCCGCGAGCAGATCGAGGTGCCCATCCAGGAGCAGCTCATCGTGGAGTTCTACTCCAAGATCTGA
- a CDS encoding DNA-directed RNA polymerase subunit alpha, giving the protein MLIAQRPTLTEDTVDDYRSRFVIEPLEPGFGYTLGNSLRRTLLSSIPGASITSIKIDGVLHEFSTVPGVTEDVTEIILNLKDLVVSSEHDEPVVMYLRKQGPGDVTAADIAPPAGVEVHNPDLKIASLNDKGKLEMELVVERGRGYISAVQNKTGDEEIGRMPVDSIYSPVLKVSYKVEATRVEQRTDFDKLIVDVETKKSMRPRDAIASAGKTLVELFGLARELNVEAEGIDIGPSPVDEQLAADLALPVEDLQLTVRSYNCLKREGIHTVGELISRSEQDLLDIRNFGSKSIDEVKAKLVEMGLSLKDSPAGFDPAAALSSYDDDESFAEDEQY; this is encoded by the coding sequence GTGCTCATCGCCCAACGCCCCACCCTCACCGAAGACACCGTCGACGACTACCGCTCCCGGTTCGTCATCGAGCCGCTGGAGCCCGGCTTCGGCTACACGCTCGGCAACTCGCTGCGCCGTACGCTGCTGTCGTCGATTCCCGGTGCTTCGATCACGTCGATCAAGATCGACGGAGTGCTGCACGAGTTCTCGACCGTCCCCGGTGTGACCGAGGACGTCACGGAGATCATCCTCAACCTCAAGGACCTCGTCGTCTCCTCCGAGCACGACGAGCCGGTTGTGATGTACCTGCGTAAGCAGGGCCCCGGCGACGTGACCGCCGCCGACATCGCCCCGCCCGCCGGTGTCGAGGTGCACAACCCCGACCTGAAGATCGCGTCGCTCAACGACAAGGGCAAGCTCGAGATGGAGCTCGTCGTCGAGCGCGGCCGTGGCTACATCTCGGCCGTCCAGAACAAGACCGGCGACGAAGAGATCGGCCGGATGCCGGTCGACTCGATCTACTCGCCGGTGCTGAAGGTCTCATACAAGGTCGAGGCGACCCGTGTCGAGCAGCGCACCGACTTCGACAAGCTCATCGTCGACGTCGAGACGAAGAAGTCGATGCGTCCGCGCGATGCGATCGCTTCCGCCGGTAAGACGCTGGTCGAGTTGTTCGGGCTCGCGCGTGAGCTCAACGTCGAGGCCGAGGGCATCGACATCGGCCCGTCGCCGGTCGACGAGCAGCTCGCCGCCGACCTCGCCCTTCCGGTCGAAGATCTCCAGCTCACGGTGCGTTCGTACAACTGCCTCAAGCGCGAGGGCATCCACACCGTCGGTGAGCTGATCTCGCGCAGCGAGCAGGATCTTCTCGACATCCGCAACTTCGGGTCGAAGTCGATCGACGAGGTCAAGGCCAAGCTGGTCGAGATGGGTCTGTCCCTCAAGGACAGCCCGGCCGGGTTCGACCCGGCGGCGGCGCTCTCGTCGTACGACGATGACGAGTCCTTCGCCGAGGACGAGCAGTACTGA
- the rplQ gene encoding 50S ribosomal protein L17: MPTPTKGPRLGGSPAHQRLMLANLATSLFEYGQITTTEAKARRLRPYAEKLISKARVDTLHNRRQVLKVIRDKSIVHELFTEIGPGYATRPGGYTRITKIGPRKGDNAPMAVIELVEVKEFAAQQAAAPEAPAAPAEEPAEVEETPEETEAVADESAEAAEPVAADEPVATEEPTDDAAESEDGDAEKA, translated from the coding sequence ATGCCCACCCCCACCAAGGGCCCACGCCTCGGCGGTAGCCCGGCGCACCAGCGGCTGATGCTGGCCAACCTCGCGACGAGCCTGTTCGAGTACGGCCAGATCACCACGACCGAGGCCAAGGCGCGTCGGCTGCGTCCGTACGCGGAGAAGCTGATCTCCAAGGCACGGGTCGATACGCTGCACAACCGGCGCCAGGTGCTCAAGGTCATCCGCGACAAGTCCATCGTCCATGAGCTGTTCACCGAGATCGGCCCGGGCTACGCGACCCGACCGGGTGGCTACACCCGGATCACCAAGATCGGTCCCCGCAAGGGCGATAACGCCCCGATGGCGGTGATCGAGCTGGTCGAGGTCAAGGAGTTCGCGGCCCAGCAGGCCGCGGCGCCCGAGGCACCGGCCGCTCCCGCGGAGGAGCCGGCCGAGGTCGAGGAGACTCCGGAGGAGACTGAAGCCGTCGCCGACGAGTCAGCCGAGGCCGCGGAGCCGGTCGCGGCCGACGAGCCGGTTGCGACCGAGGAGCCGACCGACGACGCTGCGGAGTCCGAGGACGGCGACGCCGAGAAGGCCTGA